From the Kitasatospora viridis genome, one window contains:
- a CDS encoding Lrp/AsnC family transcriptional regulator, whose product MITAIVLVKTSVDRIPEIAEAIAAIDGVSEVYSVTGGYDLIAMVRVRHHDDLAEVIPARLNKVPGVTSTETHISFRTYSQHDLEAAFSIGLDG is encoded by the coding sequence GTGATCACTGCCATCGTGCTCGTCAAGACCAGCGTCGACCGGATCCCCGAGATCGCCGAGGCCATCGCCGCGATCGACGGCGTGAGCGAGGTGTACTCGGTCACCGGCGGGTACGACCTGATCGCGATGGTCCGGGTGCGCCATCACGACGACCTGGCCGAGGTGATCCCGGCCCGGCTCAACAAGGTCCCCGGCGTCACCTCGACGGAGACCCACATCTCCTTCCGCACCTACTCCCAGCACGACCTGGAGGCGGCGTTCTCGATCGGCCTGGACGGCTGA
- a CDS encoding rhomboid family intramembrane serine protease, which yields MSVSPFRQVLRSPAPLVTYLLIAVNCLVFLAGPSGLDPAYGSRPADRACAAQRYQQRWGAVPAELLTDRPLTADRLAGAAPPLPGCPLLATPGKRPWLSALTALFVHGGWLHLLGNMLFLQVFGPAVEQRLGRARFLLFYLAAGLLAVYGYALTAHAGPAALRPLVGASGAIAGVLGGYLRLYPRARVTALVPVLLFLPLRFPAWLVLGLWFAVQWWSAPAMRPQAPQAGPGVAYLAHVIGFAGGFLALWVGARRAGYPDPVPNPGASS from the coding sequence ATGTCCGTGAGCCCGTTCCGCCAGGTGCTGCGCAGCCCCGCACCGCTGGTGACCTACCTGCTGATCGCGGTCAACTGCCTGGTCTTCCTGGCCGGGCCGAGCGGGCTGGACCCGGCCTACGGCAGCCGGCCGGCCGACCGGGCCTGCGCCGCCCAGCGCTACCAGCAGCGCTGGGGCGCGGTGCCGGCCGAGCTGCTGACCGACCGTCCGCTGACGGCCGATCGGCTGGCCGGCGCGGCGCCGCCGCTGCCCGGCTGCCCGCTGCTCGCCACGCCCGGCAAGCGCCCGTGGCTCTCGGCCCTCACCGCGCTCTTCGTGCACGGCGGCTGGCTGCACCTGCTGGGCAACATGCTCTTCCTCCAGGTCTTCGGCCCGGCGGTGGAGCAGCGGCTCGGCCGCGCCCGGTTCCTCCTCTTCTACCTGGCGGCCGGCCTGCTGGCGGTCTACGGGTACGCGCTGACCGCGCACGCCGGGCCGGCCGCGCTGCGCCCGCTGGTCGGCGCCTCGGGCGCGATCGCCGGGGTGCTCGGCGGGTACCTGCGGCTCTACCCGCGGGCCCGGGTCACCGCGCTGGTGCCGGTGCTGCTCTTCCTGCCGCTGCGGTTCCCGGCCTGGCTGGTGCTGGGGCTCTGGTTCGCGGTGCAGTGGTGGTCGGCGCCGGCCATGCGGCCGCAGGCCCCGCAGGCCGGGCCCGGGGTCGCCTACCTGGCCCACGTGATCGGCTTCGCCGGCGGCTTCCTGGCCCTCTGGGTGGGTGCCAGGCGGGCCGGATACCCTGATCCCGTCCCCAATCCAGGAGCCTCCTCGTGA
- a CDS encoding NYN domain-containing protein, producing MEAASQAAEPGVDEAVDDVADHAVREAAAAASGEPDGQPAAEQLDRPLPEGVRRRVIGLAADALGGLPLGDLPATLRPYAKFTPVRRARYAGTALAAALEADPVFRSRIADRLRAGQPDLVGALEAGQVPGAAEPLDVAAAAYLLRSKGWTRLVAEAGEEAERSEVADAAAESARLVEKLQEELAATRAAARGDLERQRAEGEHARRELESLRKKVRSLEADTKRAQAQSRKLQGELDAARAAGAAEKAAAEAEGRRLRHRVTELEGALESGRRSAREGRSVADMRLRLLLDTVLQSAQGLQRELALPVTQLHPADLVDAVEPGSASPHDVARRGLAEDDPALLDQLLAIPQVHLVVDGYNVTKTGYPTLPLEQQRLRLLGGLAMLAQRTQAEVTCVFDGQDLDVPVIMAPPRGVRVRFSRTGQTADELIRQLVRAEPQGRPVVVVSADREVADGVRKAGARPVASTLLLNRLARS from the coding sequence ATGGAAGCAGCGAGTCAGGCCGCCGAGCCCGGAGTCGATGAAGCGGTCGACGACGTGGCCGACCACGCGGTCCGCGAAGCGGCGGCCGCGGCGTCCGGCGAGCCCGACGGGCAGCCGGCCGCCGAGCAGTTGGACCGGCCGCTGCCCGAGGGCGTCCGGCGCCGGGTGATCGGCCTGGCCGCCGACGCGCTCGGCGGCCTGCCGCTCGGCGACCTGCCCGCCACCCTGCGCCCGTACGCCAAGTTCACCCCCGTCCGCCGGGCCCGCTACGCCGGCACCGCGCTGGCCGCCGCGCTGGAGGCCGACCCGGTCTTCCGCTCCCGGATAGCGGACCGGCTGCGGGCCGGCCAGCCCGACCTGGTCGGCGCGCTGGAGGCCGGCCAGGTGCCCGGCGCGGCGGAGCCGCTGGACGTGGCCGCCGCCGCCTACCTGCTGCGCAGCAAGGGCTGGACCCGGCTGGTGGCGGAGGCCGGCGAGGAGGCCGAGCGCTCCGAGGTGGCGGACGCCGCCGCCGAGTCGGCCCGGCTGGTGGAGAAGCTCCAGGAGGAGCTGGCCGCCACCCGGGCCGCCGCCCGCGGCGACCTGGAGCGCCAGCGGGCCGAGGGCGAGCACGCCCGGCGGGAGTTGGAGTCGCTGCGCAAGAAGGTGCGCAGCCTGGAGGCGGACACCAAGCGGGCCCAGGCGCAGAGCCGCAAGCTGCAGGGCGAGCTGGACGCGGCCCGGGCCGCGGGGGCGGCCGAGAAGGCGGCGGCGGAGGCCGAGGGCCGGCGGCTGCGGCACCGGGTGACCGAGCTGGAGGGCGCGCTGGAGTCCGGGCGCCGCTCGGCCCGGGAGGGGCGCAGCGTGGCCGACATGCGGCTGCGGCTGCTGCTGGACACCGTGCTGCAGTCGGCCCAGGGCCTGCAGCGCGAGCTGGCCCTGCCGGTCACCCAGCTGCACCCGGCCGACCTGGTGGACGCGGTGGAGCCCGGCTCGGCCTCGCCGCACGACGTGGCCCGGCGCGGCCTGGCCGAGGACGACCCGGCGCTGCTGGACCAGCTGCTGGCGATCCCTCAGGTGCACCTGGTGGTGGACGGCTACAACGTCACCAAGACCGGCTACCCGACGCTGCCGCTGGAGCAGCAGCGGCTGCGGCTGCTCGGCGGGCTGGCGATGCTGGCGCAGCGCACCCAGGCGGAGGTGACCTGCGTCTTCGACGGGCAGGACCTGGACGTGCCGGTGATCATGGCGCCGCCGCGCGGGGTGCGGGTGCGGTTCAGCCGGACCGGGCAGACCGCCGACGAGCTGATCCGCCAGCTGGTCCGGGCCGAGCCGCAGGGCCGCCCGGTGGTGGTGGTCTCGGCCGACCGCGAGGTGGCCGACGGAGTGCGCAAGGCCGGGGCGCGCCCGGTCGCCTCGACCCTGCTGCTCAACCGGCTGGCCCGCAGCTGA
- a CDS encoding C40 family peptidase codes for MASHRRPKQPSRARVAVLTAAAATAVAISSQTGAWADPKPSLDDVKAQVDGLNQQAEAASEQYDGAKERGDQLRQQASQLQDEVARTQQQVTDLQTGLGSVAADQYRNGGIDPSVQLMLNSNPQTYLDETSSMQVATDTETDALKSLTGEQRKLDQEKKEAADTLAELDRSTQELNQAKQDVQTKLAAAQKLLNSLSAADRAQLAAQDRASRSDVRPPLNLPPAAGYAGNAVAAALSRLGDSYVWGATGSTTFDCSGLMQWSYSQAGVSLPRTSQEQATVGTAVPSLAQAQPGDLVIYGADAHHVGMYIGNGQVVHAPHTGDVVRIAQATSIGPINTIRRV; via the coding sequence TTGGCGTCCCACCGCCGTCCGAAGCAGCCGAGCCGTGCACGGGTCGCCGTGCTCACCGCCGCTGCGGCCACCGCGGTCGCCATCTCGTCGCAGACCGGCGCCTGGGCCGACCCCAAGCCCTCGCTCGACGACGTCAAGGCGCAGGTCGACGGCCTCAACCAGCAGGCCGAGGCGGCCTCGGAGCAGTACGACGGCGCCAAGGAGCGCGGCGACCAGCTCCGCCAGCAGGCCTCCCAGCTGCAGGACGAGGTGGCCCGCACCCAGCAGCAGGTGACGGACCTGCAGACCGGGCTCGGCTCGGTGGCCGCGGACCAGTACCGCAACGGCGGCATCGACCCCTCGGTGCAGCTGATGCTGAACTCCAACCCGCAGACCTACCTCGACGAGACCTCCAGCATGCAGGTCGCCACCGACACCGAGACCGACGCGCTCAAGTCGCTCACCGGTGAGCAGCGCAAGCTGGACCAGGAGAAGAAGGAAGCCGCGGACACCCTGGCCGAGCTGGACCGCTCGACCCAGGAGCTGAACCAGGCCAAGCAGGACGTGCAGACCAAGCTGGCCGCCGCGCAGAAGCTGCTCAACTCGCTGAGCGCCGCCGACCGGGCCCAGCTGGCCGCCCAGGACCGTGCCTCGCGCAGCGACGTGCGCCCGCCGCTCAACCTGCCGCCGGCCGCCGGCTACGCGGGCAACGCGGTGGCCGCCGCGCTCTCCCGGCTCGGCGACAGCTACGTCTGGGGCGCCACCGGCTCCACCACCTTCGACTGCTCGGGCCTGATGCAGTGGTCCTACTCGCAGGCCGGCGTCTCGCTGCCGCGCACCTCGCAGGAGCAGGCCACCGTCGGCACCGCGGTGCCGAGCCTGGCCCAGGCCCAGCCGGGCGACCTGGTGATCTACGGCGCCGACGCGCACCACGTGGGCATGTACATCGGCAACGGCCAGGTGGTGCACGCCCCGCACACCGGTGACGTGGTGCGGATCGCCCAGGCCACCTCGATCGGCCCGATCAACACCATCCGCCGGGTCTGA
- a CDS encoding C40 family peptidase — protein sequence MASHRRPKPVGRTRASILTAAAATAVALSTQTSAHADPAPTLDQVKTQVDDLNQKAEAADQAYVGAQEKQQTLQQQASQLQDQVARQQDQVTNLQNGLAGMAADQYANGGISPTVQLMLNSHPDTFLNQVGSINELNSTQSATLKDLQQEQRKLDQDKTETTAKLAELDATTTQLKATKDDAQAKLKAAQDLLNSLTEQQRQAIAAQEAQAAAKAQAAAQQAAAQAQSAASQQQAASRGSGRTDLGSTGTPSTISAGNSHAAAAIAAAVSKLGSPYVYGATGPSTFDCSGLMQWAYAQAGVSLPRTSQEQASAGTNIGTDISKAQPGDLIIFFADESHVGMYVGGGQIIHAPHTGAVVRYESATVMQIAAIVRP from the coding sequence GTGGCGTCCCATCGTCGTCCCAAGCCCGTCGGCCGTACCCGCGCGTCGATCCTGACCGCCGCTGCCGCGACCGCCGTCGCCCTCTCCACCCAGACCAGCGCGCACGCCGACCCGGCGCCCACCCTGGACCAGGTGAAGACCCAGGTCGACGACCTGAACCAGAAGGCCGAGGCGGCCGACCAGGCCTACGTCGGCGCGCAGGAGAAGCAGCAGACGCTGCAGCAGCAGGCGAGCCAGCTGCAGGACCAGGTGGCCCGGCAGCAGGACCAGGTGACGAACCTGCAGAACGGCCTGGCCGGCATGGCCGCCGACCAGTACGCGAACGGCGGGATATCCCCGACCGTCCAGCTGATGCTCAACTCGCACCCGGACACCTTCCTGAACCAGGTCGGCTCCATCAACGAGCTGAACAGCACGCAGAGCGCCACCCTCAAGGACCTCCAGCAGGAACAGCGCAAGCTGGACCAGGACAAGACGGAGACCACCGCCAAGCTGGCCGAGCTGGACGCCACCACCACCCAGCTGAAGGCCACCAAGGACGACGCGCAGGCCAAGCTGAAGGCCGCTCAGGACCTGCTGAACTCGCTGACCGAGCAGCAGCGCCAGGCGATCGCCGCCCAGGAGGCGCAGGCCGCCGCCAAGGCCCAGGCCGCCGCCCAGCAGGCCGCCGCGCAGGCCCAGAGCGCCGCCTCGCAGCAGCAGGCCGCCTCCCGGGGCAGCGGGCGCACCGACCTCGGCTCGACCGGCACGCCGTCCACGATCTCCGCGGGCAACTCGCACGCCGCCGCCGCGATCGCCGCCGCCGTCTCCAAGCTCGGCTCGCCGTACGTCTACGGCGCCACCGGCCCGAGCACCTTCGACTGCTCCGGCCTGATGCAGTGGGCCTACGCGCAGGCCGGCGTCTCGCTGCCGCGCACCTCGCAGGAGCAGGCCTCGGCCGGCACCAACATCGGCACCGACATCTCCAAGGCCCAGCCCGGTGACCTGATCATCTTCTTCGCCGACGAGTCGCACGTCGGCATGTACGTCGGCGGCGGGCAGATCATCCACGCCCCGCACACCGGCGCGGTGGTCCGCTACGAGTCCGCCACGGTGATGCAGATCGCGGCCATCGTGCGCCCCTGA
- a CDS encoding C40 family peptidase, with protein sequence MAMPQRPVLPGRTSQQGPRRLARVLAVTAAATTALAITAGTPAQAAPGGRPDKNEVKAQVDQLYTEAEQAGERSTAAEEDAKRLQTEATSLQGEVARQQDALNTMRTGLSGLAAAQYRAGGMDPAVQLMLSSDPDGYLARARTLAQLGEERADSLRAVQQQQRRLDQRRAEATGKLAELEAVRTALARSKQEVQAKLRAAQALLNTLTAAEQAQLAAQDAREAEQRATRGTDRVDLGSLPPSSDRAAVAVAAALSRLGSPYVYGATGPGTFDCSGLMYWSWRQAGVTLPRTSQAQAFGGQRISLAQARPGDLVIFFNDMHHVGMYLGGGTVIHAPYPGARVRYESVAAMPVAAVVRP encoded by the coding sequence ATGGCGATGCCGCAACGCCCGGTACTCCCGGGCCGTACCTCCCAGCAGGGCCCCAGGCGGCTCGCCCGGGTGCTGGCGGTCACCGCCGCCGCGACCACCGCGCTGGCGATAACGGCCGGCACCCCGGCCCAGGCGGCGCCCGGCGGCCGACCCGACAAGAACGAGGTCAAGGCCCAGGTCGACCAGCTCTACACGGAGGCCGAGCAGGCCGGCGAGCGCTCCACCGCCGCCGAGGAGGACGCCAAGCGGCTGCAGACCGAGGCCACCTCGCTGCAGGGCGAGGTGGCCCGGCAGCAGGACGCGCTGAACACCATGCGCACCGGCCTGTCCGGCCTGGCCGCCGCCCAGTACCGGGCCGGCGGGATGGACCCCGCGGTCCAGCTGATGCTCTCCAGCGACCCCGACGGCTACCTGGCCCGGGCCCGCACCCTGGCCCAGCTCGGCGAGGAGCGGGCCGACTCGCTGCGGGCCGTCCAGCAGCAGCAGCGCCGGTTGGACCAGCGGCGGGCCGAGGCCACCGGCAAGCTGGCCGAGCTGGAGGCGGTGCGCACCGCGCTGGCCCGGAGCAAACAGGAGGTGCAAGCCAAACTCCGCGCCGCCCAGGCGCTGCTGAACACCCTGACCGCCGCCGAGCAGGCCCAGCTGGCCGCCCAGGACGCCCGGGAGGCCGAGCAGCGGGCCACCCGCGGCACCGACCGGGTCGACCTGGGCAGCCTGCCGCCCTCCTCGGACCGGGCCGCCGTCGCGGTGGCCGCCGCGCTGAGCAGGCTCGGCTCGCCGTACGTGTACGGAGCCACCGGACCCGGTACCTTCGACTGCTCCGGTCTGATGTACTGGAGCTGGCGGCAGGCGGGAGTGACCCTGCCGCGCACCTCGCAGGCGCAGGCGTTCGGGGGGCAGCGGATCAGCCTGGCGCAGGCTCGACCGGGAGACCTGGTGATCTTCTTCAACGACATGCACCACGTCGGCATGTACCTCGGCGGGGGCACGGTCATCCACGCCCCCTACCCGGGCGCCCGGGTGCGCTACGAGAGCGTCGCGGCGATGCCGGTCGCGGCGGTGGTGCGGCCCTGA
- a CDS encoding glycosyltransferase 87 family protein: MVAQDGPESRTGSEGSGALALAAPPPPGATAVSAAVPGRGALWGVLSSWVVTRTLLILITAGIIKLGGLDVTTDVSVIYHGWYEVLQTGTFPMDDVTWQYPPGAALVMLLPGLLPWSYLVSFWVFAMLFDGIAMAMLVRSGLRRGRSLAGAWVWIAGVSLLGPTVYCRYDILVTAIAVTGLLVLLRRPVLGGVLLGIGGLVKIWPILALAGTPRGRRTRRSWTAAAAAVATLSFLIAAGMNGAFQFLTFQADRGIEVESVGALPLHFARMFGVWHGQVSMNYGSVELLGPWVTVISKVSMAATLLGFGWLLYWRVRARRWQPGTLYDAALAALLVFTVTSRVISPQYMIWLVGLAAVCLTVRGSNQKPVAIMVLVCTALTTGEFPMFFADVTSSQPVGVGILTARNLLLVATTILSCRRLWQSTQGPRPEPAEDTEVLAAAEPQSYPVRPGIAYEQSLLDD; encoded by the coding sequence GTGGTGGCGCAGGACGGTCCGGAGAGCCGGACCGGCAGCGAAGGCAGCGGCGCACTCGCCCTGGCCGCTCCCCCACCGCCCGGGGCGACCGCCGTCTCGGCCGCGGTGCCGGGCCGGGGCGCGCTCTGGGGCGTGCTCTCCAGCTGGGTGGTGACCCGGACCCTGCTGATCCTGATCACCGCCGGCATCATCAAGCTCGGCGGCCTGGACGTGACCACCGACGTCTCGGTGATCTACCACGGCTGGTACGAGGTGCTGCAGACCGGCACCTTCCCGATGGACGACGTGACCTGGCAGTACCCGCCGGGCGCCGCCCTGGTGATGCTGCTGCCGGGCCTGCTGCCGTGGTCCTACCTGGTCTCGTTCTGGGTCTTCGCGATGCTCTTCGACGGGATCGCGATGGCCATGCTGGTCCGCTCCGGCCTGCGCCGCGGCCGCTCGCTGGCCGGCGCCTGGGTCTGGATCGCCGGCGTCTCGCTGCTCGGCCCGACGGTCTACTGCCGCTACGACATCCTGGTCACCGCGATCGCGGTGACCGGCCTGCTGGTGCTGCTGCGCCGACCGGTGCTCGGCGGCGTGCTGCTGGGCATCGGCGGGCTGGTGAAGATCTGGCCGATCCTGGCGCTGGCCGGCACCCCGCGCGGCCGCCGCACCCGGCGGTCCTGGACGGCGGCGGCCGCCGCCGTGGCCACCCTCTCCTTCCTGATCGCCGCCGGCATGAACGGCGCCTTCCAGTTCCTCACCTTCCAGGCCGACCGCGGCATCGAGGTGGAGTCGGTGGGCGCACTGCCGCTGCACTTCGCCCGGATGTTCGGGGTCTGGCACGGCCAGGTCTCGATGAACTACGGCTCGGTCGAGCTGCTCGGGCCCTGGGTCACGGTGATCTCCAAGGTCTCGATGGCCGCCACCCTGCTCGGCTTCGGCTGGCTGCTCTACTGGCGGGTGCGGGCCCGCCGCTGGCAGCCCGGCACGCTCTACGACGCCGCGCTGGCCGCGCTGCTGGTCTTCACCGTGACCAGCCGGGTGATCAGCCCGCAGTACATGATCTGGCTGGTCGGCCTGGCCGCGGTCTGCCTGACCGTGCGCGGCAGCAACCAGAAGCCGGTCGCGATCATGGTGCTGGTCTGCACCGCGCTGACCACCGGCGAGTTCCCGATGTTCTTCGCGGACGTGACGTCCAGCCAGCCGGTCGGCGTCGGCATCCTGACGGCCCGCAACCTGCTGCTGGTGGCCACCACGATCCTGTCCTGCCGCCGCCTCTGGCAGTCCACCCAGGGCCCGCGCCCCGAACCGGCCGAGGACACCGAGGTGCTGGCGGCCGCCGAGCCGCAGTCCTACCCGGTCCGCCCGGGCATCGCCTACGAGCAGAGCCTGCTGGACGACTGA